One Nicotiana tomentosiformis chromosome 1, ASM39032v3, whole genome shotgun sequence genomic window, TTCATAAGAAaataacacatattaattaaagttTGGTAAGAGTTGAGCGGGTTAGACTATTACCCAAATTTTAGCTCATCTTGACCCAGTATCTATCTCAACCCAAATAACTTTTGAACGGGTCATTGACCTGACTATTTATTGATTCAATCCATTTTGACCCGTCTAAAATTGATCTAACATGCCCAGTTGACACCCCTCGTTTTAGTTGGGGAAGATATCAATTAACAAGTGAAATGGGGGATTTTGTCGGTAGGAAGTTTAATTCCCCAGCAATGACTTTGTGTAGAAGAAAATTGAGTGACATTTTAGCCAGAATTAATACTGTTGAATATGCGGTATGGGGTCCTGGTCCAGAAGCCCTTCCACCAAAGTTGCAGGTCCGCTTCTCCACTAAGAAATTATGGTCGTATATAGGGCGATATcagaatttaaagtttaaatATTCGATTTATTATTAAATTCATAACTCATTTTAATTATTGAATTTGCAATTAATATTGTAGTTTCGCTCCTCACAAGAGGCGTCGGGTTGTCTCACAAAGTCAAAAACAAACACTcacaaaaaaaataaacaaataattaaaaaaaaataacaaaacaaaacaaaagcaaAGCGTTAGTTTACTAATGCAATGACCACTTTTAAATTCAATAGCATTCTCAGACTCTCGAATGAGAGGCTCTGAAACAGTGAAATATAATTAGGGGTTGGATATTTTCTATCTCCTTTGTTCGGTTACTGTCCATATATACTATTGGTATTTATCTGAACAAACAAAATCAATTGGGATACAGCTAATTAGGTAGGTACAATGCGCAATACTGATATATAGGGCTCTCCTATTTTTTGTCACTAAATTGAAACATGGCTTTGCACCACAACCGTGACCCAACTCCTAAGTGCCAATCCTTATAGATTTGAGAGGGTAGGGACCCCTAAACTGCTTATAATGCTACCACTACGGATGCTTCATTTCATAAAATGTCCCTAGACTTCCATTTCTTCTTTTGTTGCTAATTTTTACCACATAGAATAAATTTAGTGCTACAGTATATAAGCAATGCGTACAATCAGATAAAACTGATTTACAATACTAGACATAAGCTGGTTAATAAAGTGAGAACCTGTAATAACCAATTTAATCGCATAGTGTAGTTTTTTTTTACactatcaatatatatatatatatatatatatatatatatatatatatatatagttcaaaTTATTTACAATGTAGTATCCTGAAGGTCAGTTTCGTAAATGCAGCTCAAGATTAGGCCACACCTAACCACAGTATTTTCCTTGTGTCAATATTTATATGCATGTGATCATGCAAACATAAAGATAGTGCTTAGTTTTTCTAGTATTTTGGATAGAATTTTTTATATATTGTTGCACACTAGCAGTTCCAACTAAAGTTAAGCTCACTGGCTGCTATCCAATATGGCATCAGCTGCACTTATTCTGTTGCTTCTCCTTGTCGTGCAATTGCCATATTCGAGAAGCTTGTCTTTACAAAGCAGTAGCCCACttgaaaatcaagaaaaagacaATGTTGGGAAGTTAGAGGAATGGATATCTTTGAATGTGAAGCACTACAACAGAAAGAGAGCAGCAAGTTTGAAATGGATGCAAGAATCAGTCAGAAACAGAAAACAACAAGTTCCAGCTAGTAGCCTGGATCCAAAGCTTAGAAATGCGGAGATGAACAAAATGATAATCAGTGTGAGTCAAGACGGAAGTGGCAACTTTAAGACTATTAAAGAAGCTCTTGCTAGCATTCCTGTTTATAACAAGCGTCGGGTCATATTGGACATCAAACATGGAGTTTATTGGTATGTATTTGCTAATTCCTACTCTATCACTGTCACTGACGGTGTAAAAGATATATATACAATCAGATAATTAATAATTGAACTGCATTTAGATACATACACTAAAATATGGATTAGTAATATGTAACTGTAAATTGTTTTTAACTATTACGTtacttaaaaattaaatattgaaAATAACTTTTGATAATAAGCATGAAGTGGTAACATAAGAAAAAAGTGTAACTCGTTTGTTACTGGTGGTAATTAAAACGATATTGATGGTGTAAAACTCTTTTATACTAGTAGTGTATATAACATAAATCCAtcgtaaaaataaaataacttgcTATGACCTATTAACCTATACCATAGTAGTAACTAATATCTTTAACCACTCAgcaaatatcaaatttaaaactaTATTATGACGACGGTAAGTGAATAATTATAGGGAAAAGATTAACATTCCAAGAAGTTTGCCATTTGTGACATTTCGGGGGGATAGTAGCGATCCGCCGAGGATCACAGGCAATGACACAGCTGCGGCTGCTGGAACCGACGGCAGGCCATTGAAGACATTCCAAAGCGCTACTGTTTCTGTGGATGCTGATTATTTTGTGGCCACTAACGTCATTTTTGAGGTAAATCTCTATATTCTTGTCTATGGGTACTGTTTTTTTAAAGCTGTTGACTAGACCAATACGCATATGAAATTATGAATTAAGATATAATTCCCTGTGCATACAATAGGTTCATGATACTGTTATAAGGTCCATTTGTCACATGGATTTTGTTGGGTTCAATCAGTCCAAAGATATTCATAACATCATGTAATACTGTTCGTTTTTTGTCAAGCTCGCATGATCTTTTCTAAGAGGCCTCACATCATTAAAATTATTCCTATGTCTTTTAGGTAGTTTTttaatcttttcaaatacaaatgTGAGACTTTTATTCGGATCTCCGACATATTTTTTACAAGTTCTTAGGCGAAGGGGAAATTCTACTGCCATACAAAACACTCCAAAGGATAAAACAGAAATTGAAACAGCGTTAGCATATAAATATTgtttatatttaaatatattagtATCTCAATCAAAGACAAGGGGAAAATGCAGTTTGCAGGTCGTGCATTGACAAAGTTGTCCTCtgtattttgagcatttgtaatTGGAGCGCAATAAAAGTTAAATGTATCTTATTATTGGAAACGTTGACATAATTATAAAGTCACTATAGGAGATTGGCAATATATGTACTGCATTTGATAAAGAAAATTAAGGTACGTAGGGTTTTGTAGAATACAGCAGCACATGTGGTAGGGTCGGTGGGAGAACAAGCAGTGGCACTGAGAATATCGGGGAACAAGGCAGCATTTTACGACTGCAGTTTCTACGGAAGTCAAGACACCCTTTACGATCACAAGGGACTTCACTATTTCAATAATTGCTTCATCCAAGGCTCTGTTGATTTCATCTTCGGCTATGGCAGATCCCTCTATGAGGTCAGTTCatcttttctcatttttcatAACTTATTACCCCACCGTCCTTCTCTATTGACGAAAAATGAGATGCAAATTTACATTTTCTTGCTAGTAATCAGGCCATTCCAAAGAAGTTGAGTAAATAAAACAACGATAAAAATTTACCCCCATCCGATGTTTACACCAGACCTTATAAAATTACCATAAGTTATTTATCCTTGTAACGAATGTGCTCAATTATTTACAGCTTATATGGATGGTTGTTGTATAtcatttcataatgtatcgtatagtaccgtattgtattgtactatatcgttttgatatatataatgtttggatagattgtattatttgtcatcgtttcatgatgtcacgcaccgacaatatgaagaataaacttgca contains:
- the LOC104095238 gene encoding probable pectinesterase 53, yielding MASAALILLLLLVVQLPYSRSLSLQSSSPLENQEKDNVGKLEEWISLNVKHYNRKRAASLKWMQESVRNRKQQVPASSLDPKLRNAEMNKMIISVSQDGSGNFKTIKEALASIPVYNKRRVILDIKHGVYWEKINIPRSLPFVTFRGDSSDPPRITGNDTAAAAGTDGRPLKTFQSATVSVDADYFVATNVIFENTAAHVVGSVGEQAVALRISGNKAAFYDCSFYGSQDTLYDHKGLHYFNNCFIQGSVDFIFGYGRSLYENCHLNSVAKKVASLTAQKRTNSSILSGFSFKNSTITGTGSVYLGRAWGDYSRVIFSYTYMDKIVLPLGWSDWGKTSRDSRVYYGEYRCSGPGANMTGRVPWARILTDEEATPFIGTYYIDGNSWLIHP